Proteins from a genomic interval of Neodiprion lecontei isolate iyNeoLeco1 chromosome 2, iyNeoLeco1.1, whole genome shotgun sequence:
- the LOC107217718 gene encoding DNA topoisomerase 1 isoform X5: MNRLLPNNGKFCCPRWNKICVILTNTMCNTQHSLMLKRSPVCDGFKIQIVRWEEEKKNDRTKWNFLEHKGPVFAPDYEPLPQDVKFYYNGKEMKLKPETEEVATFYARMLDHDYTTKKIFNTNFFTDWRDVMTESERSKIMELSKCNFKEMHAYFLQKSEERKAMSKEEKKKIKEQNEEIQKEYGFCTIDGHKEKIGNFKIEPPGLFRGRGEHPKMGKLKKRVIPEDVLINCSKDSVIPKPPPGHKWREVRHDPNVTWLASWTENVQGQVKYVMLNPSSKLKGEKDWQKYEIARKLAKSIDKIRAEYREDWKSKEMRIRQRAVALYFIDKLALRAGNEKDEDQADTVGCCSLRVEHISLHEHKDGKDFVVVFDFLGKDSIRYYNEVPVEKRVFKNVQLFMENKSPGDDLFDRLNTTVMNKHLNELMEGLTAKVFRTYNASWTLQQQLEKLTNADDTVAEKILAYNRANRAVAILCNHQRAVPKTHAKSMENLKAKIVAKKEAISEAEMQVKDAKRDAKHGSVKEKVVYEKKKKMLDRLREQLARLEVQATDREENKEIALGTSKLNYLDPRISVAWCKKYDVPIEKIYNKTQRDKFRWAIDMAGPEYIF, encoded by the exons ATGAACAGATTGTTGCCGAATAACGGGAAATTTTGCTGCCCaagatggaataaaatttgtgTAATACTCACAAATACCATGTGCAATACACAGCATTCTCTCATGCTCAAACGGTCTCCTGTCTGTGACGGCTTTAAAATCCAAATTGTGAG GtgggaggaagaaaaaaaaaatgataggACAAAATGGAACTTCTTAGAACACAAGGGTCCTGTATTTGCTCCGGATTACGAACCATTGCCACAagatgtgaaattttattataatggTAAAGAGATGAAATTGAAACCAGAAACTGAGGAAGTTGCAACTTTCTATGCCCGAATGTTAGATCACGACTACACGACCAAGAAGATATTCAACACCAATTTCTTCACTGACTGGCGAGATGTGATGACTGAATCTGAGAGGTCGAAAATAATGGAACTGTCAAAGTGTAACTTCAAAGAAATGCATGCGTATTTCCTACAGAAAAGCGAAGAGCGGAAGGCAATGTCtaaggaagagaaaaagaaaatcaaggaACAAAATGAGGAGATTCAAAAAGAATATGGGTTTTGCACCATTGATGGtcacaaagaaaaaataggCAATTTCAAGATAGAACCACCGGGTCTGTTCAGGGGCCGTGGTGAGCATCCTAAAATGGGAAAACTGAAAAAACGG GTGATTCCAGAAGACGTGTTGATTAACTGTTCCAAGGACTCCGTGATTCCAAAACCTCCACCCGGACACAAATGGCGAGAAGTCAGGCATGATCcaaatgtcacgtggttggcATCATGGACAGAAAATGTTCAAGGCCAGGTGAAATACGTTATGTTGAATCCTTCGAGTAAGTTGAAAGGAGAGAAAGACTGGCAGAAGTACGAAATTGCCCGAAAACTAGCAAAATCAATTGATAAAATCCGGGCTGAATATCGTGAGGACTGGAAGAGCAAAGAAATGCGCATCAGGCAAAGAGCTGTTGCCTTGTACTTTATAGACAAGCTCGCTCTCAGGGCTGGAAATGAAAAGGACGAGGACCAGGCAGATACAGTAGGCTGCTGTTCTCTGCGAGTTGAACATATATCTCTACATGAGCATAAAGATGGCAAAGACTTTGTGGTAGTGTTTGATTTTCTAG gAAAGGATTCAATCAGATATTACAATGAAGTACCTGTAGAGAAAcgtgttttcaaaaatgtgCAACTTTTCATGGAAAATAAGTCACCTGGTGACGATCTTTTTGATCGTTTAAACACTACAGTTATGAACAAACACTTGAACGAACTAATGGAAGGCCTTACTGCTAAAGTGTTCAGAACTTACAACGCGTCTTGGACGCTACAGCAACagcttgaaaaattgacaaatgcTGACGATACAGTGGCCGAAAAAATATTAGCATACAATAGGGCAAACAGGGCCGTGGCTATTTTGTGTAACCATCAACGGGCTGTCCCAAAAACCCATGCCAAGTCAATGGAAAACCTGAAGGCAAAGATTGTAGCCAAGAAGGAAGCTATAAGCGAAGCAGAGATGCAGGTCAAAGACGCCAAACGTGATGCCAAACATGGCTCTGTGAAGGAGAAAGT AGTGtatgagaaaaagaagaaaatgctAGATCGACTTAGAGAACAGTTGGCCAGACTGGAAGTCCAAGCTACAGATCgagaggaaaataaagaaatcgcCCTAGGAACATCAAAGTTAAACTATTTGGACCCTCGGATTAGTGTTGCGTG gtGCAAGAAATACGATGTTccaattgaaaaaatctacAATAAGACTCAGAGAGACAAGTTCAGGTGGGCTATAGACATGGCCGGCCCAGAATACATCTTTTAA